One segment of Xanthomonas oryzae pv. oryzae DNA contains the following:
- the hemP gene encoding hemin uptake protein HemP: protein MVIICMANRLEIQIMTAHPVLLRSEPVNLRDRAAPRAVPAEDLISSEALLKGRREVLIQHGDRVYRLRHTSNDKLILTK from the coding sequence ATGGTTATTATTTGTATGGCCAACCGACTGGAGATCCAGATCATGACCGCTCACCCCGTGCTGCTCCGCTCCGAACCGGTCAACCTGCGCGACCGCGCTGCGCCGCGTGCCGTGCCCGCCGAAGACCTCATCAGCAGCGAGGCGCTGCTCAAGGGCCGTCGTGAAGTGCTGATCCAGCATGGCGACCGCGTCTATCGCCTGCGCCACACCAGCAACGACAAGTTAATTCTGACCAAGTAA
- a CDS encoding NupC/NupG family nucleoside CNT transporter: protein MVEGLGRIGFGLFGLAVLIGITWLFSNNRRAIDWKLVATGLALQISFAALVLLVPGGREVFDALGKGFVKVLSFVNAGSDFIFGNLMNIDSYGFIFAFQVLPTIIFFSALMGVLYHLGVMQVVVRAMAWAITKVMRVSGAETTSVCASVFIGQTEAPLTVRPYIPKMTQSELLTMMIGGMAHIAGGVLAAYVGMLGGSDPAQQAFYAKHLLAASIMAAPATLVVAKLLMPETVTPLTRGTVKMEVEKTTSNVIDAAAAGAGDGLRLALNIGAMLLAFIALIALINAPLTWLGDVTGAAALLSRPTNLSTIFGYVLAPIAWVIGTPWVDATTVGSLIGQKVVINEFVAYSELSRIVKGEVPGAGLSAEGRLIATYALCGFANFSSIAIQIGGIGGLAPERRHDLAKFGLRAVLGGSIATFMTATIAGVLSHFG from the coding sequence ATGGTCGAAGGTTTGGGAAGGATCGGTTTCGGCCTGTTCGGTCTGGCGGTGCTCATCGGCATCACCTGGCTGTTTTCGAACAATCGCCGCGCGATCGACTGGAAGCTGGTCGCCACCGGTCTGGCCTTGCAGATCTCGTTCGCCGCATTGGTGTTGCTGGTGCCGGGCGGGCGCGAGGTGTTCGATGCGCTGGGCAAGGGCTTCGTCAAGGTATTGAGTTTCGTCAATGCAGGATCCGACTTCATTTTCGGCAACCTGATGAACATCGACAGCTACGGCTTCATTTTTGCGTTCCAGGTGCTGCCCACCATCATCTTCTTCTCGGCACTGATGGGCGTGCTCTATCACCTCGGCGTGATGCAGGTGGTGGTGCGTGCGATGGCGTGGGCGATCACCAAGGTGATGCGCGTGTCCGGTGCGGAAACCACCAGCGTGTGCGCCAGCGTCTTCATCGGCCAGACCGAAGCGCCGCTGACGGTGCGCCCGTACATCCCCAAGATGACCCAGTCCGAGCTGCTGACGATGATGATCGGCGGCATGGCGCATATCGCCGGCGGCGTGCTGGCCGCCTACGTCGGCATGCTCGGCGGCAGCGATCCTGCGCAGCAAGCGTTTTATGCCAAGCATCTGCTGGCCGCCAGCATCATGGCCGCGCCCGCCACACTGGTGGTCGCCAAGCTGCTGATGCCGGAAACCGTCACCCCGCTGACCCGCGGCACGGTCAAGATGGAAGTGGAAAAAACCACCAGCAATGTGATCGATGCGGCTGCGGCCGGTGCCGGCGACGGCTTGCGCTTGGCGCTGAACATCGGCGCGATGCTGCTGGCCTTCATTGCGCTGATCGCGCTGATCAACGCACCGCTGACCTGGCTGGGCGACGTCACCGGCGCCGCCGCGCTGCTCAGCCGCCCGACCAACCTGTCGACGATCTTCGGTTACGTGCTGGCGCCGATCGCCTGGGTGATCGGCACTCCGTGGGTGGATGCGACCACAGTGGGTTCGTTGATCGGCCAAAAAGTGGTGATCAACGAGTTTGTTGCTTACAGCGAGTTGTCGCGCATCGTGAAGGGCGAAGTCCCGGGCGCGGGCCTGAGCGCTGAAGGCCGCCTGATTGCCACCTACGCGTTGTGCGGCTTCGCCAACTTCAGTTCGATCGCGATCCAGATTGGCGGGATCGGCGGGCTGGCGCCAGAACGCCGTCACGATCTGGCCAAGTTCGGCCTGCGCGCAGTGCTCGGCGGTTCGATCGCCACCTTCATGACCGCTACCATTGCCGGCGTGCTGTCGCATTTCGGTTAA
- a CDS encoding ribokinase, with protein MSSVVVVGSFNVDHVWRCDALPLPGATIAGRYSTGPGGKGFNQAVAAARAGAKTHFLCALGDDAGGALARSLAAQDGFALIAEPSNEPTGTGGIYVDGHGRNTIVIGAGANAVLSPAFIDNQRPLIAAAKVLLAQLESPAETIESALALAHECGVLTVLNAAPANAPTSIGLLKLSDVLTPNETEFAALLGRHVGERINADNVAALDGNTLHSLCRKLLPGGSVVVTLGAVGAFISHAEEQLRGDTQAHYRVRAESAQTIDTTGAGDAFNGALVASLAQLPAAGFATHVRFATRYAARSTEVEGAAVSMPRLRADD; from the coding sequence ATGAGTTCGGTCGTCGTTGTCGGGTCCTTCAATGTCGATCACGTGTGGCGCTGCGATGCATTGCCACTGCCAGGTGCCACCATCGCCGGGCGCTACAGCACCGGCCCAGGCGGCAAGGGCTTCAATCAGGCAGTTGCGGCTGCACGTGCTGGCGCCAAGACGCATTTTTTGTGCGCGCTGGGCGACGATGCCGGGGGTGCGCTGGCGCGGTCGCTGGCCGCGCAGGATGGTTTTGCGCTGATCGCCGAGCCGAGCAATGAACCGACCGGCACTGGTGGCATCTATGTCGACGGGCACGGCCGCAATACCATCGTGATCGGTGCCGGCGCCAACGCCGTATTGAGCCCTGCCTTCATCGACAATCAGCGTCCGCTGATTGCTGCGGCGAAGGTGCTGCTGGCGCAGTTGGAATCGCCGGCTGAGACGATCGAGTCGGCACTGGCGCTGGCGCACGAATGCGGGGTGCTGACCGTGCTCAATGCCGCACCGGCAAATGCGCCGACCTCAATCGGCCTGCTTAAACTGTCGGATGTGTTGACGCCTAACGAAACCGAATTCGCCGCCCTGCTCGGTCGCCATGTCGGCGAACGCATCAATGCCGACAATGTCGCTGCGCTGGATGGCAATACGCTGCATTCGCTGTGCCGCAAGTTGTTGCCTGGTGGCAGCGTGGTCGTCACCCTCGGCGCGGTGGGGGCCTTCATTTCGCACGCCGAAGAGCAACTGCGCGGCGACACCCAAGCGCATTATCGGGTGCGTGCGGAAAGCGCACAGACCATCGACACCACCGGTGCCGGCGATGCCTTCAACGGCGCACTGGTGGCATCGCTTGCGCAGCTGCCGGCTGCAGGCTTCGCCACCCACGTGCGCTTTGCCACGCGTTATGCGGCCCGCTCCACCGAAGTGGAAGGCGCGGCTGTGTCGATGCCGCGGCTGCGCGCAGACGACTGA
- a CDS encoding potassium channel beta subunit family protein: MLYRRLGSTGLQLSALSFGAWVTFGKQIARSEARNLIAAAWDNGINFFDNAEVYARGRAEEVMGDVIANLRLPRDGFCVSSKVFFGAVDSPRPTQRGLSRKHVTDACHAALKRLRVEYLDLYYCHRPDPDTPIQETVRAMDTLIRQGKVVYWGTSEWSAEQLREAIAIAEREHLHGPAMEQPQYNLLHRQRLEREYAPLCEGGLGTTIWSPLASGLLTGKYNAGVEADSRLGQPGNQWLQDEVLGAPEARRLERARALCVLAAELGQSPARLAIAWCLRNRHVSSVILGASRVAQLEENLGALETLSQVDEAGWARVESSTR; this comes from the coding sequence ATGCTTTACCGTCGTTTGGGTTCCACCGGGCTGCAGCTATCGGCGTTGTCGTTCGGTGCCTGGGTCACTTTCGGCAAGCAGATCGCGCGCAGCGAAGCGCGCAATCTGATCGCCGCCGCCTGGGACAACGGCATCAACTTTTTCGATAACGCCGAGGTCTATGCGCGCGGCCGCGCCGAAGAAGTGATGGGCGATGTGATCGCCAACCTGCGGCTGCCACGCGATGGCTTCTGCGTGTCGAGCAAGGTGTTTTTCGGCGCGGTGGACAGCCCGCGTCCGACCCAGCGCGGGCTGTCGCGCAAGCATGTCACCGATGCCTGCCACGCCGCGCTCAAGCGCCTGCGCGTGGAGTACCTGGATCTTTATTACTGCCATCGGCCCGATCCGGACACGCCGATCCAGGAAACCGTACGCGCCATGGATACGCTGATCCGCCAGGGCAAGGTGGTGTACTGGGGGACCTCCGAATGGAGTGCCGAGCAGTTGCGCGAGGCCATCGCCATTGCCGAGCGTGAACACCTGCATGGGCCTGCGATGGAGCAGCCGCAGTACAACCTGCTGCACCGTCAGCGGCTGGAGCGCGAATACGCACCACTGTGCGAAGGCGGGCTGGGCACTACGATCTGGTCGCCGCTGGCGTCTGGTCTGCTCACCGGCAAGTACAACGCCGGCGTGGAGGCCGACAGCCGTCTGGGCCAGCCGGGCAACCAATGGCTTCAAGACGAAGTGCTGGGCGCACCAGAAGCGCGCCGGCTTGAGCGCGCGCGCGCGCTCTGTGTGCTGGCCGCCGAGCTAGGGCAGTCGCCGGCACGGCTGGCCATTGCGTGGTGCCTGCGCAATCGGCATGTGTCCAGCGTGATCCTGGGCGCCAGCCGTGTGGCGCAGTTGGAAGAAAACCTCGGCGCCCTGGAGACCTTGAGTCAGGTCGATGAGGCGGGTTGGGCGCGGGTGGAGTCGAGCACGCGCTGA